The genomic region AAGATTTAGTTACGCCAAGACTTTAATTCTTGATTACACTTCTTTTCTTTGGGATCTTCTCATCTTGATAATCAGCCGAAGCTTCATATCTTTAACTATTATTCGAATTTTAAAGAGCCGAAACAAATAAGTAAATGGTGGAGATGACAGGAGTTGAACCTGCGACCCCTTGCGTGCAAAGCAAGTGCTCTCCCAACTGAGCTACACCCCCGTGCTTCCAAAACCTACTGTGTTTCGATGTGAGACGTAATTTATGGGTTATCGGTCGAGCTGTCAACATACTTTTTAAATTAATTTGTGTTTTTTTACTTTTTTTTACATAATCTTAGGGAGCATATTTATTGAGTTAAGGCTCTGATAATACAACTCATTAGCCCAGACTAATTTGTGCTATAAAATATATTTAAAATTGGTAAATTTATGACTTTAAAATACATTTCTATTCTTTTTATTCTCTTCTCTTTTCTTTCTTGTGATCAAAAGTCGAAAAGTATAGCTCCTAATGACTTAAGTTCTAATCAAACTATTACTTCGAAAGACCTAAAGGTCGATGAAAACGGGCTCTCTCAGGCACAAGTAATACTTCGAACAGCTAAGGGAAATATTGTTTTTAAACTATATCCTAAAGAGGCTCCTAACAGTGTGACTCGATTTATAACTCTAGTTCAAAAAGGGTTCTATGATGGATTACCTTTTCATAGAGTTGAGCCTAGCTTTTTAATTCAAACTGGTGACCCAACAGGCTCTGGTAAAGGGGGAAGCGG from Halobacteriovorax sp. HLS harbors:
- a CDS encoding peptidylprolyl isomerase — encoded protein: MTLKYISILFILFSFLSCDQKSKSIAPNDLSSNQTITSKDLKVDENGLSQAQVILRTAKGNIVFKLYPKEAPNSVTRFITLVQKGFYDGLPFHRVEPSFLIQTGDPTGSGKGGSGQMLKAEFNKLQHIKGTVALARDPKNEDSADSQFYITLTALPHLDSNYTIFGQVVDGLEVLELINLNDKIITISLQL